One segment of Pseudomonas sp. FP2196 DNA contains the following:
- a CDS encoding DUF2062 domain-containing protein gives MPRRLFKRYMPDPTSIREHKSLRFLGKLLHDPNLWHLNRHSVARAMAVGLFAAFLPIPAQMLVAAALAIIVRGNMPIAVSLVWLTNPITMPAVFFCTYQAGAWLMDVPARHLPDELTWEWISGELSTLWQPFLLGSVVVGLVLGALAYFVVMMYWRWWVARQWARRKKKRMS, from the coding sequence ATGCCCCGGCGCTTATTCAAACGTTACATGCCCGACCCGACGAGCATCAGGGAACACAAATCCTTACGCTTTCTCGGCAAGTTGCTGCATGACCCGAACCTCTGGCACCTCAATCGTCACTCGGTGGCTCGCGCGATGGCGGTCGGGCTGTTTGCTGCGTTTCTGCCGATTCCGGCGCAGATGCTGGTTGCAGCAGCGCTGGCCATCATCGTGCGTGGCAACATGCCGATTGCCGTCAGCCTGGTCTGGCTGACCAATCCGATCACCATGCCCGCGGTGTTTTTCTGCACATATCAGGCAGGGGCATGGTTGATGGATGTGCCGGCACGGCATCTGCCGGATGAGTTGACGTGGGAATGGATCAGCGGTGAGCTGTCGACGTTGTGGCAACCGTTTTTGCTGGGCTCGGTGGTGGTAGGGCTGGTGCTTGGTGCCCTCGCCTATTTCGTGGTGATGATGTATTGGCGCTGGTGGGTGGCGCGGCAATGGGCGCGGCGCAAGAAGAAACGCATGTCTTGA
- a CDS encoding ABC transporter ATP-binding protein encodes MSSALSIRQLTKTYGNGFQALSGIDLDVAEGDFFALLGPNGAGKSTTIGILSTLVNKTSGTVNIFGNDLDKNPAALKRSIGVVPQEFNFNQFEKTFDIVVTQAGYYGIPAKIAKERAEQYLTQLGLWDKRDVPSRSLSGGMKRRLMIARALVHEPRLLILDEPTAGVDIELRRSMWTFLTELNQKGITIILTTHYLEEAEQLCRNIGIIDHGTIVENTSMKQLLGQLHVETFLLDLKNDLSVAPQLIGYPARLIDSHTLEVQVDKSMGITALFGQLALQNIEVLSLRNKTNRLEELFVSLVEKNLSKVAV; translated from the coding sequence ATGAGTTCCGCTCTGTCCATCCGGCAGCTAACCAAAACCTACGGCAACGGGTTCCAGGCCTTGAGTGGTATCGATCTGGACGTCGCCGAAGGTGACTTCTTCGCCTTGCTCGGGCCCAACGGCGCCGGCAAATCCACGACCATCGGCATTCTCTCGACCCTGGTGAACAAGACCAGCGGCACGGTGAATATCTTTGGCAATGACCTGGACAAGAACCCGGCAGCGCTCAAGCGCTCGATCGGCGTGGTGCCCCAGGAATTCAACTTCAACCAGTTCGAAAAAACTTTCGACATCGTCGTGACCCAGGCCGGTTACTACGGCATTCCGGCGAAGATCGCCAAGGAACGCGCCGAGCAGTACCTGACCCAGCTCGGCCTGTGGGACAAACGCGATGTGCCGTCGCGTTCGCTGTCCGGCGGCATGAAGCGTCGCTTGATGATTGCCCGTGCGCTGGTGCATGAACCGCGCCTGCTGATCCTCGACGAACCGACTGCCGGGGTCGACATCGAGCTGCGCCGTTCGATGTGGACGTTCCTCACTGAACTGAATCAGAAAGGCATCACCATCATCCTCACCACGCACTATCTGGAAGAGGCTGAGCAGTTGTGCCGCAACATCGGCATCATCGACCACGGCACCATCGTCGAGAACACCAGCATGAAACAACTGCTGGGCCAGCTGCACGTTGAAACCTTCCTGCTGGACTTGAAAAACGACTTGAGCGTCGCGCCGCAATTGATTGGCTATCCCGCCCGGTTGATCGACAGCCATACCCTGGAAGTCCAGGTCGACAAGTCCATGGGCATCACCGCGCTGTTCGGCCAACTGGCCCTGCAGAACATCGAAGTGCTGAGCCTGCGTAACAAAACCAATCGCCTCGAGGAGCTGTTCGTGTCCCTGGTGGAGAAAAATCTGTCGAAGGTGGCGGTATGA
- a CDS encoding glutathione S-transferase family protein — protein MLKIWGRKNSSNVRKPLWAAEELGLAYEAIDAGGAFGVVDTPEYRAMNPNGRVPVIEDDGFVLWESNAIIRYLLAKHAPDSAWYPADAQARATADKWMDWTTSSFAGPFRTVFWGVLRTPADKQDWPAINAAIKECNELLSMAEQALASQPYLSGNEIGMGDIPLGSFIYAWFEMPIERAPQPNLQAWYERLKQRPAYQKAVMTALT, from the coding sequence ATGCTGAAGATCTGGGGACGGAAAAATTCATCGAATGTCAGGAAGCCACTGTGGGCTGCCGAGGAATTGGGCCTGGCTTACGAGGCGATTGATGCCGGTGGTGCGTTCGGCGTGGTCGACACGCCCGAGTACCGCGCGATGAACCCGAACGGTCGGGTGCCGGTGATTGAGGATGACGGCTTCGTGCTGTGGGAATCCAACGCCATCATCCGCTATCTGCTGGCCAAACATGCGCCCGATAGCGCGTGGTATCCGGCGGATGCGCAGGCTCGGGCCACCGCCGACAAGTGGATGGACTGGACCACCTCAAGTTTTGCCGGGCCGTTTCGCACAGTGTTCTGGGGCGTTTTGCGTACCCCGGCGGACAAACAGGACTGGCCCGCCATCAACGCGGCGATTAAAGAATGTAATGAGTTGCTGAGCATGGCCGAGCAGGCACTTGCCAGCCAACCGTACTTGTCCGGCAACGAAATCGGCATGGGCGATATTCCGCTGGGCAGTTTCATTTATGCCTGGTTCGAGATGCCTATCGAACGCGCGCCACAACCGAATCTGCAAGCCTGGTACGAGCGCCTGAAACAGCGTCCGGCGTATCAGAAAGCAGTCATGACCGCGTTGACTTAA
- a CDS encoding ABC transporter permease: MSSEFRPNLVALQTIVYREVKRFTRIWPQTLLPPAITMVLYFVIFGNLIGRQIGDMGGFTYMEYIVPGLIMMSVITNSYGNVVSSFFGSKFQRSIEELMVSPVSPHTILIGYTCGGVLRGLMVGVIVTILSLFFTHLQVHHLGVTILVVVLTATIFSLLGFINAVFARNFDDISIIPTFVLTPLTYLGGVFYSITLLPPFWQTVSLANPVLHMVNAFRYGILGVSDIRIGIAITFMLVATVVLYFGCARLLVSGRGMRT; the protein is encoded by the coding sequence ATGAGTTCCGAATTCCGTCCCAACCTCGTCGCACTCCAGACCATCGTTTACCGCGAGGTCAAACGCTTTACACGGATCTGGCCGCAGACGTTGCTGCCGCCGGCGATCACCATGGTTCTGTACTTCGTGATCTTCGGCAACCTGATCGGTCGGCAGATCGGCGACATGGGTGGCTTCACCTACATGGAGTACATCGTGCCGGGGTTGATCATGATGTCGGTGATCACCAACTCCTACGGCAACGTGGTGTCGAGTTTCTTCGGCAGCAAATTCCAGCGTTCCATCGAAGAGTTGATGGTCTCGCCGGTGTCGCCGCACACGATTCTGATCGGCTACACCTGTGGTGGCGTGCTGCGGGGTTTGATGGTCGGCGTCATCGTGACCATCCTGTCGCTGTTCTTCACCCATTTGCAGGTGCATCACCTGGGTGTGACCATTCTGGTGGTAGTACTGACGGCAACAATCTTCTCGTTGTTGGGTTTCATCAACGCCGTGTTTGCACGCAACTTCGATGACATTTCGATCATCCCGACCTTCGTGCTGACCCCGCTGACGTACCTTGGAGGCGTGTTCTACTCGATCACTCTGCTGCCGCCGTTCTGGCAGACCGTATCGCTGGCCAACCCGGTGCTGCACATGGTCAACGCCTTCCGCTACGGCATTCTCGGGGTGTCGGATATCCGTATCGGTATCGCGATCACCTTCATGCTGGTGGCGACTGTGGTGCTGTATTTCGGTTGCGCGCGGTTGTTGGTGAGTGGGCGCGGGATGCGTACCTGA
- a CDS encoding transglutaminase family protein, with translation MHEYLSSGRFIDSDHPAVVEFAEKHRGASRDPLAQAISLYYAVREVVRYNPYTFSRDPQTLCGSYALATGESYCVPKATLLAGCARHCGIPARIGLADVRNHLSTPRLLELLKSDRFAMHGYTELFLDGRWVKATPAFNQKLCELFNVAPLEFDGINDSVFHPFNRDGAQLMEYLVDHGQFADVPETFFFEHLEKCYPHLFGDHQPQLLGDMHSDVRRV, from the coding sequence ATGCACGAGTATCTGAGTTCCGGCCGCTTCATCGATAGTGACCACCCGGCAGTGGTGGAGTTCGCCGAAAAGCATCGTGGTGCCAGCCGCGATCCACTCGCGCAGGCGATCAGTCTTTATTACGCCGTGCGTGAGGTGGTGCGCTACAACCCCTACACCTTCAGCCGCGATCCACAGACCCTCTGCGGCAGCTATGCGCTGGCAACAGGGGAAAGCTACTGCGTGCCGAAAGCCACGCTGCTCGCCGGGTGTGCTCGGCATTGTGGAATCCCGGCGCGCATCGGTCTGGCGGATGTCCGCAATCATCTGTCGACCCCGCGTCTGCTCGAGCTTCTGAAAAGCGACAGGTTCGCCATGCACGGCTACACCGAGCTGTTTCTCGATGGTCGTTGGGTCAAGGCGACCCCGGCGTTCAATCAGAAACTCTGCGAATTGTTCAATGTGGCGCCGTTGGAATTCGACGGTATCAACGATAGCGTTTTCCACCCGTTCAATCGTGACGGGGCGCAACTGATGGAGTATCTGGTTGATCACGGCCAGTTCGCCGATGTGCCGGAAACCTTCTTTTTCGAGCATCTGGAAAAATGCTATCCGCACCTGTTCGGCGATCATCAGCCGCAACTGTTGGGTGATATGCACAGCGATGTCAGACGCGTCTGA